The following proteins come from a genomic window of Phnomibacter ginsenosidimutans:
- the purB gene encoding adenylosuccinate lyase, whose protein sequence is MDLQQLTAISPVDGRYRRQVSQLDEYFSEYALIKYRVLVEMEYFFLLADKKFFKLSAKARATLRKVLEDFSLEDAQAIKEIEKTTNHDVKAVEYFIKQKLETTDAGAEAKEFVHFGLTSQDVNNTAIPLLWKNAMEYEFLPAIINLQTKLHELANTWKNIPLLARTHGQPASPTRLGKEIMVFVERIDNQVQLFSYIPYAAKFGGATGNFNAHHIAYPKTDWVAFANHFVDEVLGLQRMQFTTQIEHYDSLAAHFDAIKRINNILIDLCRDIWTYISMDYFKQKTKKGEVGSSAMPHKVNPIDFENAEGNLGIANSLLEHLSAKLPISRLQRDLTDSTVLRNIGVPVSHTMIALSAINKGLEKLVLNEKKMQEDLENNWAVVAEAIQTVLRRENYPNPYEALKELTRGAAGINKQSMHQFIDSLKVSATLKKELKKITPQNYTGIVPEM, encoded by the coding sequence ATGGATTTACAACAACTCACGGCTATTTCTCCTGTAGATGGCCGCTATCGCCGGCAGGTGAGCCAGCTGGATGAATATTTTAGCGAATACGCCCTCATTAAATACCGGGTGCTGGTAGAAATGGAATACTTTTTTCTGCTGGCAGACAAGAAGTTTTTTAAGCTAAGTGCCAAGGCCCGTGCTACCCTGCGCAAAGTGCTGGAAGACTTCAGCCTGGAAGATGCGCAAGCCATTAAAGAGATTGAAAAAACAACCAACCACGATGTAAAAGCCGTGGAATACTTCATCAAACAAAAGCTGGAAACCACCGATGCCGGTGCCGAAGCAAAAGAGTTTGTACACTTTGGCCTCACCAGTCAGGATGTGAACAATACAGCTATTCCGTTGCTCTGGAAGAATGCGATGGAATATGAGTTTTTGCCCGCCATCATTAACCTGCAAACCAAACTGCATGAGTTGGCCAATACCTGGAAAAACATTCCGCTGCTGGCCCGCACCCATGGCCAACCGGCCAGCCCTACCCGGCTGGGCAAGGAAATCATGGTGTTTGTAGAACGCATCGACAATCAGGTGCAGCTGTTTAGTTACATTCCTTATGCAGCCAAGTTTGGCGGTGCTACGGGCAATTTTAATGCGCATCATATTGCGTATCCAAAAACAGATTGGGTAGCGTTTGCCAACCATTTTGTAGATGAAGTGCTGGGCCTGCAACGCATGCAGTTTACCACCCAAATTGAACACTACGATAGTTTGGCGGCTCACTTCGATGCCATCAAACGCATCAACAATATCTTGATTGATTTGTGCCGTGATATCTGGACGTATATCAGCATGGATTACTTCAAACAAAAAACCAAGAAGGGTGAAGTGGGCAGCAGCGCCATGCCGCACAAAGTGAACCCCATTGATTTTGAAAATGCAGAAGGCAACCTCGGCATTGCCAACAGTTTGCTGGAGCACCTGAGTGCCAAACTGCCCATCAGCCGCCTGCAACGCGACCTTACAGACAGCACCGTGCTGCGCAATATTGGTGTGCCGGTATCGCATACCATGATTGCCCTTTCGGCCATCAACAAAGGCCTGGAAAAACTGGTGCTGAATGAAAAGAAAATGCAGGAAGACCTGGAAAATAACTGGGCGGTGGTGGCAGAAGCCATTCAAACCGTGCTGCGCCGCGAAAACTATCCCAACCCCTACGAGGCGCTGAAAGAACTGACCCGTGGCGCCGCTGGTATTAATAAGCAAAGCATGCACCAATTTATCGACTCGCTGAAAGTGAGTGCCACACTGAAAAAAGAACTGAAGAAAATAACACCGCAGAATTATACGGGCATTGTACCGGAGATGTGA
- the prmC gene encoding peptide chain release factor N(5)-glutamine methyltransferase → MTIHQAEHQLCSSLEKIYDSVEARAITQMAMEHLTGMRSSERRLQATATLSSEKEQQWQTMQTALLEHQPIQYVTGKAWFYNMELMVNNAVLIPRPETEELVQWILEEEQPKRTQASILDIGTGSGCIPIALKKNWPAANVFGLDVSANALAIAQQNASTQQTPVQWLQASILEPAQWPAQVFDIIVSNPPYIPQQESEQLDKNVTDWEPHLALFVPDNNPLLFYNAIADFAKTHLQPSGSLYFECHQHYVKQVLKALQEKGFTAVQKTDMFGNERMVKAKPSPPPLPTGRGA, encoded by the coding sequence ATGACCATTCATCAAGCAGAGCATCAATTGTGCAGCTCACTGGAAAAGATATACGACAGTGTGGAAGCCCGTGCCATTACCCAAATGGCCATGGAGCACCTGACCGGCATGCGCAGCAGCGAACGCCGTTTGCAAGCAACCGCTACCTTAAGCAGCGAAAAGGAACAGCAATGGCAAACCATGCAAACTGCTTTGCTGGAGCATCAACCCATACAATATGTAACGGGCAAAGCATGGTTTTACAATATGGAGTTGATGGTAAATAACGCCGTGCTCATACCCCGCCCCGAAACGGAAGAACTGGTGCAATGGATACTGGAAGAAGAACAACCCAAGCGAACCCAAGCCAGCATTTTGGATATTGGCACCGGTAGTGGTTGCATTCCCATTGCGCTGAAGAAGAACTGGCCTGCTGCAAATGTTTTTGGCTTGGATGTGAGTGCTAATGCATTGGCCATAGCACAGCAAAATGCCAGCACGCAGCAAACACCCGTACAGTGGCTGCAAGCCAGCATACTGGAACCTGCACAATGGCCGGCGCAGGTATTCGACATCATTGTTTCGAACCCGCCATACATACCGCAACAGGAAAGTGAGCAGCTCGATAAAAACGTAACCGATTGGGAGCCACACCTGGCTTTGTTTGTACCGGATAACAATCCATTGTTGTTTTACAACGCCATTGCTGATTTTGCCAAAACGCACTTACAACCCAGCGGCAGTTTGTATTTCGAGTGCCATCAGCATTATGTGAAGCAAGTGCTGAAAGCCTTGCAGGAAAAGGGCTTTACGGCCGTGCAGAAAACAGACATGTTTGGGAATGAACGAATGGTGAAAGCGAAACCCTCACCCCCGCCTCTCCCTACAGGGAGAGGAGCTTAA
- the ribD gene encoding bifunctional diaminohydroxyphosphoribosylaminopyrimidine deaminase/5-amino-6-(5-phosphoribosylamino)uracil reductase RibD, translating to MTIDEQYMQRCLQLAALGAGHVAPNPLVGAVLVHDGRIIGEGYHQQYGQPHAEVNCLASVQPQDQQLIAESTMYVSLEPCAHFGKTPPCADRLITEKVKRVVIACRDSYAAVDGKGITKLQAAGIDVTLGVLEKEALQLNRRFFTYHQQQRPYILLKWAQSADGYIGETEKQVAISNAISNRLVHRWRSEEAAIMVGTNTAIIDNPKLNNRYWFGPSPLRVVIDKQLRIPATHHLLKDEQPTFIVNCLLQKVQGNKEWIQLKDDHHFLRQLLQALHSRGIQSVLVEGGRQLLQSLIDAQLWDEARIITNTALLLGHGVAAPTLKNATRTDASFQQEKDSIQIFYRHTTA from the coding sequence ATGACCATCGACGAACAATACATGCAGCGCTGCTTGCAACTGGCCGCTTTAGGAGCGGGCCATGTTGCACCCAACCCTTTGGTGGGCGCCGTGCTGGTGCATGATGGTCGCATCATTGGCGAAGGGTATCACCAGCAATACGGGCAGCCACATGCCGAAGTGAATTGTCTGGCATCGGTGCAGCCGCAAGACCAACAATTGATTGCAGAAAGTACCATGTACGTAAGCCTGGAACCCTGTGCTCATTTCGGTAAAACACCACCCTGCGCCGATCGGCTCATTACCGAAAAAGTAAAGCGGGTAGTGATTGCCTGCCGCGATAGTTATGCAGCAGTAGATGGCAAAGGCATAACGAAACTGCAAGCAGCTGGCATTGATGTTACATTGGGTGTGTTGGAAAAAGAAGCGTTGCAACTCAATCGTCGTTTCTTTACGTATCACCAGCAGCAGCGGCCATACATCCTATTGAAATGGGCTCAATCTGCCGACGGATACATTGGTGAAACAGAAAAGCAAGTTGCTATTTCTAATGCCATCAGCAACCGTCTGGTGCATCGCTGGCGTAGCGAGGAAGCAGCTATTATGGTGGGCACCAACACAGCCATCATCGATAATCCAAAACTCAATAATCGCTACTGGTTCGGGCCTTCGCCGCTGCGGGTAGTGATAGACAAACAACTGCGCATTCCTGCCACGCATCACTTACTGAAAGATGAGCAGCCCACATTCATTGTCAATTGTCTGTTGCAAAAAGTGCAAGGCAACAAGGAATGGATTCAGTTGAAAGATGACCATCATTTTTTGCGACAGCTATTGCAGGCATTGCATAGCCGCGGCATACAAAGTGTATTGGTAGAAGGTGGCCGGCAATTGTTGCAATCATTGATAGATGCACAATTGTGGGATGAGGCCCGCATCATCACGAATACTGCATTGCTGCTGGGCCATGGAGTGGCGGCGCCAACACTGAAGAATGCAACCCGAACTGATGCGTCATTTCAACAAGAGAAGGACAGCATTCAGATTTTCTACCGACATACAACAGCATAG
- a CDS encoding IMPACT family protein, with translation MNFYYKTIAKEGFAEFKDRGSRFLAYAYPIESVDDFKAKLAALKKEHPKAVHHCFAYRIGLDNLLFRVSDDGEPSGSAGRPILGQIDSKGLTNVMIVVVRYFGGTLLGVPGLINAYKTAAALALQVTPEVEKAVEKNYRIHCTYDLLNDVMTILKQVGCSIHNVEQSLFCDVHAGIPLNRLDAVLHKIKDIHTVEITEEKTK, from the coding sequence ATGAACTTTTACTACAAAACAATTGCCAAAGAAGGCTTCGCAGAGTTTAAAGACAGGGGTAGCCGTTTTCTGGCTTATGCCTATCCCATAGAATCGGTAGATGATTTCAAAGCCAAGTTGGCGGCGCTAAAAAAAGAACATCCCAAGGCTGTGCATCATTGCTTTGCATACCGCATTGGCTTAGACAATTTGCTGTTTCGGGTAAGTGACGATGGTGAACCATCCGGCTCTGCAGGCCGCCCCATATTGGGCCAGATAGACAGTAAAGGATTGACCAATGTAATGATTGTAGTGGTTCGATATTTTGGCGGCACGTTGTTGGGCGTTCCCGGTCTCATTAATGCGTACAAAACCGCGGCAGCACTGGCGTTGCAGGTAACGCCCGAAGTAGAAAAAGCCGTCGAAAAAAACTACCGCATTCATTGTACTTACGATTTGCTCAACGATGTTATGACGATTTTGAAACAGGTAGGTTGCAGCATTCATAACGTAGAACAATCTTTGTTTTGCGATGTGCATGCAGGTATTCCGCTCAACCGCCTGGATGCCGTGCTGCACAAAATCAAAGACATACACACCGTAGAAATCACAGAAGAAAAAACGAAATAA
- a CDS encoding SDR family oxidoreductase: MRILITGVSGFVGRHLVNRLLQQNEFVVAGTGRAAIRPEHLPAPVQYLPLDLLNPVAVLDVVTAFQPDIVIHSAAMSKPNDCEEQQTLCYAVNVQATQHVIDACTAINCRLLFMSTDFVFGDNGPFTEDDAYNAVNYYGQSKVLAEGLVKNSGLLWSIVRTVLVYGPQLPGLNPTFPQWVWRNLQEGKTIRVFTDQYRTATYVADLTEGIVSIIEQKATGVYHLCGEETFTPFDIAQLVAAHGAFDAQLVQPVTRAEFAEPARRPIRSTLHIAKAKSKLGYAPRSLSQVLPLLF; encoded by the coding sequence ATGCGTATTCTCATTACAGGCGTTTCAGGTTTTGTAGGCAGGCATTTGGTCAACCGGTTGTTGCAACAAAATGAGTTTGTTGTTGCAGGTACAGGTCGTGCTGCAATTCGCCCCGAACATTTACCAGCGCCAGTGCAATACCTGCCGCTTGATTTGCTGAATCCCGTAGCTGTGCTCGATGTGGTTACTGCTTTTCAACCAGACATCGTCATCCATAGTGCCGCCATGAGCAAGCCCAACGATTGCGAAGAGCAACAAACGCTTTGCTATGCGGTAAATGTGCAGGCTACGCAGCATGTAATTGATGCATGTACTGCTATCAACTGCCGCCTGCTTTTCATGAGCACCGACTTTGTGTTTGGCGACAACGGGCCCTTTACTGAAGACGATGCGTACAATGCTGTCAACTATTATGGCCAATCAAAAGTGCTGGCAGAAGGCTTGGTGAAAAACTCCGGCTTGCTTTGGAGTATTGTAAGAACGGTGCTGGTGTATGGCCCGCAACTACCAGGGTTGAATCCCACTTTTCCGCAGTGGGTGTGGCGCAATTTGCAGGAAGGAAAAACGATACGTGTGTTTACCGATCAATATCGTACAGCCACTTATGTTGCGGATTTAACGGAAGGAATCGTAAGCATCATTGAACAAAAAGCTACGGGTGTGTATCACTTGTGTGGTGAAGAAACCTTCACGCCATTTGACATTGCACAGCTGGTAGCAGCACATGGCGCATTTGATGCGCAACTGGTGCAACCCGTTACCAGAGCAGAGTTCGCTGAACCAGCAAGAAGACCCATTCGCAGCACCTTGCACATTGCAAAAGCAAAAAGCAAACTGGGTTATGCACCCCGTTCGCTTTCGCAGGTTTTACCATTACTGTTTTAA
- the ctlX gene encoding citrulline utilization hydrolase CtlX, with translation MQTTNHLLMIRPVRFGFNAETAVNNAFQVADADQQLVQQQAIAEFDAFVEKLRHAGVDVTVVQDTETPHTPDSIFPNNWVSFHDDGTVVLYPMFAENRRQERKPHVLETVATKFNVTKQIDITGYEAQQLFLEGTGSMVLDRENRIAYACLAPRTDRGVLQDFCDRLQYKPVVFTAVDQHHQPIYHTNVMMCVADKYVVICLDSITNHLEQNEVVKTIEASGKKVIPISWEQMNHFAGNMLQVHNAAGEKILVMSSQAHEALTEAQRQQLESYNRILHSSLQTIETNGGGSARCMMAEVHLPLL, from the coding sequence ATGCAAACAACCAATCATTTACTGATGATACGACCGGTGCGTTTTGGTTTCAATGCCGAAACGGCCGTCAACAATGCATTTCAAGTGGCGGATGCAGACCAGCAACTTGTACAACAGCAAGCCATTGCAGAGTTTGATGCTTTTGTAGAAAAACTGCGCCATGCCGGTGTGGATGTAACGGTAGTGCAAGACACCGAAACACCTCATACACCCGATTCTATCTTTCCCAATAACTGGGTGTCTTTTCATGATGATGGCACTGTAGTGCTCTACCCTATGTTTGCCGAAAACAGAAGACAGGAAAGAAAGCCACATGTACTGGAAACTGTTGCAACAAAATTCAATGTTACTAAGCAAATAGACATCACAGGTTATGAAGCACAGCAACTGTTTTTAGAAGGTACAGGCAGCATGGTACTCGACAGGGAAAACCGCATTGCGTATGCCTGCCTCGCCCCCCGCACCGACCGTGGCGTGTTGCAAGATTTTTGCGACAGGCTGCAATACAAGCCCGTTGTTTTTACTGCCGTAGACCAACATCATCAACCCATATATCACACCAATGTGATGATGTGTGTGGCCGACAAATATGTAGTCATTTGCCTTGATAGCATTACAAACCACCTCGAACAAAACGAAGTGGTGAAAACCATTGAAGCATCTGGCAAAAAAGTCATCCCCATCAGCTGGGAGCAGATGAATCATTTTGCCGGCAACATGTTGCAGGTGCACAATGCAGCGGGTGAGAAAATACTAGTGATGTCGTCACAAGCACATGAAGCATTAACCGAAGCACAACGCCAACAGTTGGAAAGCTACAACCGCATACTGCATTCTTCTTTACAAACCATTGAAACCAACGGTGGTGGTAGTGCCCGCTGCATGATGGCAGAAGTGCATTTGCCACTGTTATAA
- a CDS encoding arginine deiminase family protein, whose product MAKKATTPQLMVTSEIGTLRRLLVHSPDSGLGKVVPSKAQDWLFEDIVHLDTIRRKEYDYYTKVLLYFLDPEKVKGKLSAIDAPQRKRNFYKPGHKDFFKSDKVIELQWLLADILNDQKTKLKLVASVCALEGVAYATQMHMMELDADALAKLFISGTSDDNEMLFAPIPNFIFTRDIGIVINDYVLLNKPARQARTREALLAKYIFFNHPLFAAFQSKILEIPEKHHHFLNPKEGGEKKVTLEGGDVMVVSKDHLLIGVSERTSWEAAHQAINLLFEEKVVKKVTVVRIPKKRDYMHIDTVFTQVKRNVWVMLGNFSKKAVKRLDEDPVERILENAPKKDEKISLIQFHHKQLGKPVYFDNLEALLEDISKNDLGCKEKVKFIYSGNNEFPYDAREQWTDSCNLLAIKEGVVLGYDRNDKTVDAFKHAGFNVVHVADLLQDFEAGKTSPEQLKDTFILMPSAELSRARGGFHCMSMPLLRDEID is encoded by the coding sequence ATGGCTAAAAAAGCTACGACACCACAATTGATGGTGACCTCAGAAATTGGCACATTGCGCCGTTTACTGGTCCATAGTCCCGATAGCGGACTGGGCAAAGTTGTTCCCTCCAAAGCACAAGACTGGCTATTTGAAGACATTGTGCACCTCGACACCATTCGCAGAAAAGAGTACGACTATTACACCAAAGTGCTGCTCTATTTTCTCGACCCCGAAAAGGTAAAAGGCAAGCTCAGCGCCATTGATGCGCCGCAGCGCAAACGCAACTTTTACAAACCCGGGCACAAAGATTTTTTCAAAAGTGACAAGGTGATTGAACTGCAATGGCTGCTGGCCGACATCTTGAACGATCAGAAAACAAAACTTAAACTCGTGGCCTCTGTATGTGCATTGGAAGGCGTGGCCTACGCTACGCAAATGCACATGATGGAACTTGATGCCGATGCGTTAGCTAAGCTGTTCATCAGCGGTACCAGCGACGACAATGAAATGCTCTTCGCTCCCATTCCCAATTTCATTTTCACCAGAGATATTGGCATCGTTATTAACGACTATGTATTGCTGAACAAACCTGCCCGGCAGGCCCGCACCCGTGAAGCACTGCTGGCCAAATACATTTTCTTCAATCATCCATTGTTTGCCGCTTTTCAAAGCAAGATTTTAGAGATACCAGAAAAGCATCATCATTTTCTGAACCCCAAAGAAGGTGGCGAAAAAAAGGTAACACTGGAAGGCGGCGACGTAATGGTGGTAAGCAAAGATCACCTGCTGATTGGCGTAAGCGAACGCACCAGTTGGGAAGCAGCACACCAGGCCATCAACCTGCTGTTTGAAGAAAAAGTGGTGAAGAAAGTAACCGTGGTACGCATTCCTAAAAAGCGGGACTACATGCACATCGACACGGTATTTACGCAGGTAAAAAGAAACGTGTGGGTGATGCTCGGCAACTTTTCTAAAAAGGCAGTGAAACGTTTGGACGAAGACCCCGTAGAACGCATATTGGAAAATGCCCCCAAGAAAGATGAAAAGATTTCGCTGATACAATTTCACCACAAGCAGCTGGGCAAACCTGTGTATTTCGACAACCTCGAAGCCTTGCTGGAAGACATCAGCAAAAACGATTTGGGCTGCAAGGAAAAAGTAAAATTCATCTACAGCGGCAACAATGAATTTCCGTACGATGCCCGAGAGCAATGGACGGATAGCTGCAACCTGCTGGCCATAAAAGAAGGTGTGGTGCTGGGCTACGACCGCAACGACAAAACCGTGGACGCCTTTAAGCATGCGGGTTTCAACGTGGTGCATGTAGCCGATTTGCTGCAAGATTTTGAAGCCGGCAAAACCAGCCCCGAACAACTGAAAGACACATTCATCTTAATGCCTTCGGCAGAACTCAGCCGTGCCCGTGGAGGTTTCCATTGCATGAGCATGCCGTTATTGAGGGATGAGATTGATTAA
- a CDS encoding RNase H family protein — MWRRFHAIYKQHQVRFVWVKGHADNPYNNRCDELATSAADGGNLLVDEEFEANN, encoded by the coding sequence TTGTGGCGGCGTTTTCATGCCATTTACAAACAACATCAGGTTCGTTTTGTATGGGTAAAGGGCCATGCCGATAACCCCTACAACAACCGCTGCGACGAACTTGCTACTTCTGCGGCCGATGGCGGCAATTTATTGGTAGATGAAGAATTTGAAGCCAATAATTAG
- a CDS encoding RNase H family protein, with the protein MMASKEVFRPQVIIYTDGSSRGNPGPGGYGVVLMAGTLRKELAEGFRRTTNNRMELLAVIKGLEALKKPNTRVVVYSDSKYVVDAVEKGWLNGWLRNNFAGGKKTLICGGVFMPFTNNIRFVLYG; encoded by the coding sequence ATGATGGCATCCAAAGAAGTATTTCGTCCACAAGTAATTATTTATACCGATGGCAGCAGCCGCGGCAACCCTGGCCCCGGCGGCTATGGTGTGGTGCTCATGGCCGGCACCCTGCGCAAAGAATTGGCCGAAGGCTTCCGACGCACTACCAACAACCGCATGGAACTGCTGGCCGTAATCAAAGGCCTTGAGGCATTGAAAAAACCCAATACCAGAGTGGTAGTGTACAGCGATAGTAAATACGTGGTAGATGCTGTGGAGAAAGGCTGGCTCAACGGATGGCTGCGCAACAACTTTGCCGGTGGCAAAAAAACCCTGATTTGTGGCGGCGTTTTCATGCCATTTACAAACAACATCAGGTTCGTTTTGTATGGGTAA
- a CDS encoding tetratricopeptide repeat protein, translating to MERAIKSNPKDVRAYWTLGTVYQADKNYEKALEILTIAIHLDSSYNLGFPYRDRANCKNNLRNDTGAVNDMNEAIKLNPGERYFYVDRGDYLFNLDKFDLALNDYTKALTIFDKHTSARLGRAKTYIELKRYKEAFDDYTQLTDTSEYSAYDFYYRGIAKFQMNDKINACKDWAEVSSVCQEAKDSLNKHCGNEQGSPLTKGLPQGWRT from the coding sequence TTGGAAAGAGCTATTAAAAGCAATCCAAAAGATGTTCGTGCTTATTGGACTTTAGGTACTGTTTATCAAGCAGACAAAAATTATGAAAAAGCTTTAGAAATTTTGACAATTGCAATTCATCTTGATTCTTCCTATAATCTTGGTTTTCCCTATCGTGACAGAGCAAATTGCAAAAACAACTTGCGTAACGACACAGGGGCGGTTAACGATATGAATGAGGCTATCAAACTAAATCCAGGCGAAAGATATTTTTATGTTGACAGAGGCGATTACTTATTCAACCTTGACAAATTTGATTTGGCTCTTAATGACTATACAAAAGCACTTACAATTTTTGACAAACACACATCTGCAAGACTTGGACGAGCTAAAACTTACATTGAACTCAAAAGATATAAAGAAGCATTTGATGACTATACTCAGCTGACAGACACTTCTGAATATTCGGCGTATGATTTTTATTACAGAGGAATTGCAAAATTTCAAATGAACGACAAAATAAATGCTTGCAAAGACTGGGCGGAAGTTTCAAGTGTGTGTCAAGAAGCTAAGGACTCATTAAACAAGCATTGTGGTAACGAACAAGGCAGCCCGCTAACAAAAGGTTTGCCGCAAGGCTGGCGGACGTAA
- a CDS encoding GCN5 family acetyltransferase: MTEYPKAKDPDLIGEYPGLVKAGGGYVWDDVLEYRVWCHPHDGAPDTEDGDDYYYVFATYEEALVYSQSNKGCEEPLALVLQEEYIDEPEPGKYVHVKERRLTEWPVDFLKRPKRTDKTISDFLSPHAPANRLDILRGLT; the protein is encoded by the coding sequence ATGACCGAATACCCTAAGGCTAAAGACCCTGACTTGATAGGTGAATATCCCGGACTTGTAAAAGCTGGTGGCGGTTATGTTTGGGACGACGTACTAGAATACAGAGTCTGGTGTCATCCGCATGACGGAGCACCTGACACAGAAGACGGCGACGACTATTATTATGTCTTTGCAACTTATGAAGAAGCACTTGTATATTCACAATCAAACAAAGGTTGTGAAGAACCGCTTGCATTGGTTTTGCAAGAAGAGTACATTGACGAACCAGAACCAGGAAAGTATGTTCATGTAAAAGAACGTCGGTTGACAGAATGGCCAGTGGACTTTTTGAAAAGACCTAAACGAACAGACAAAACTATTTCAGACTTTCTTTCACCTCATGCACCAGCAAACCGACTTGACATTTTGCGTGGACTTACTTAA
- a CDS encoding acyl-CoA carboxylase subunit beta, giving the protein MNLEFNRNEDAMKLAWSQVKQRVAQIAKGGGDKAIARQKERNKLTPRERIQYLIDNDKPFIELGAFAGYEMYEAEGGCPAGGTVSGIGYISGRQCMIVANDQTVKAGAWFPITGKKNLRMQEIAMENHLPVIHLVDSAGVYLPMQDEIFPDKEHFGRIFRNNAKMSAMGIPQIAAVMGACVAGGAYLPIMSDETLMVEGNGSIFLAGPYLVKAAIGEDVDAETLGGANTHNAISGIADYKFATEQECLDQVKRLVAKLGPTATAGFNRSTAVAPALPADHIYGIQAPNNSKPYDMQTLIDCIVDANSFDAFKNDYGKSIICGYARIDGWAVGIVANQRLVVKSAKGEMQMGGVIYNDSADKAARFIMNCNQKKIPLVFLQDVTGFMVGSRSEHSGIIKDGAKLVNAVANSVVPKITIIVGNSFGAGNYAMCGKAYDPRFIYAWPSAKIAVMGGEQAAKTLLQIQVANMKAQGKTVSPEDEQQLLNDIKNRYEKQTSPYYAAARLWVDAIIDPAETRTVISEAITAANHNPLLDDFKTGVFQV; this is encoded by the coding sequence ATGAACCTGGAATTCAATCGCAATGAAGATGCGATGAAACTGGCCTGGAGCCAGGTAAAACAACGTGTAGCACAAATAGCCAAAGGTGGTGGCGACAAAGCCATAGCCCGCCAAAAAGAACGCAACAAACTCACCCCAAGAGAACGCATTCAATACCTGATTGATAATGACAAACCTTTCATAGAACTCGGTGCTTTTGCCGGCTATGAAATGTATGAAGCCGAAGGTGGCTGTCCTGCAGGTGGCACGGTATCAGGCATTGGTTACATCAGCGGCAGGCAATGCATGATTGTGGCCAACGATCAAACGGTGAAAGCCGGTGCGTGGTTTCCCATTACGGGCAAAAAGAATTTACGCATGCAAGAAATTGCCATGGAAAATCATTTGCCTGTGATCCACCTCGTAGATAGTGCCGGTGTATACCTGCCCATGCAAGATGAAATCTTTCCCGACAAAGAACATTTTGGTCGCATATTCCGCAACAATGCCAAAATGAGTGCCATGGGCATTCCGCAAATTGCAGCGGTGATGGGCGCCTGTGTGGCGGGTGGTGCCTACCTGCCCATCATGAGCGATGAAACGCTGATGGTAGAAGGCAATGGCAGCATTTTTTTAGCAGGCCCTTATTTGGTAAAAGCAGCCATTGGCGAAGACGTTGATGCCGAAACGTTGGGTGGTGCCAACACGCACAATGCTATCAGCGGTATTGCCGATTACAAATTTGCCACCGAACAGGAATGCCTCGATCAGGTAAAGCGGTTGGTAGCCAAACTCGGCCCAACTGCAACTGCAGGTTTCAACCGCAGCACAGCTGTTGCGCCAGCGCTGCCTGCCGATCATATCTATGGCATTCAGGCGCCCAACAACAGCAAGCCCTACGACATGCAAACCCTTATTGATTGCATTGTAGACGCCAACAGTTTTGATGCATTTAAAAACGATTATGGCAAAAGCATTATCTGTGGTTATGCCCGCATAGATGGCTGGGCAGTGGGCATTGTAGCCAACCAACGATTGGTGGTAAAAAGTGCCAAAGGCGAAATGCAAATGGGCGGCGTTATTTACAACGACAGTGCTGATAAAGCAGCCCGTTTTATCATGAACTGCAACCAGAAAAAAATACCACTGGTTTTTTTGCAGGATGTAACCGGCTTTATGGTGGGCAGCCGCAGCGAACACAGTGGCATTATAAAAGATGGTGCCAAGTTGGTAAATGCGGTGGCCAATTCTGTAGTACCAAAAATCACCATCATTGTAGGCAACAGCTTTGGTGCGGGCAACTATGCCATGTGTGGCAAAGCCTATGACCCACGGTTTATTTATGCATGGCCTTCGGCAAAAATTGCGGTGATGGGTGGCGAACAAGCGGCCAAAACATTGCTACAAATACAAGTAGCGAATATGAAAGCTCAAGGCAAAACGGTGAGCCCCGAAGATGAACAGCAATTGCTGAACGACATTAAAAACCGCTACGAAAAACAAACCAGTCCTTATTATGCAGCGGCCAGACTTTGGGTAGATGCCATTATTGATCCGGCAGAAACACGAACCGTTATTAGCGAAGCCATTACAGCAGCCAATCACAACCCGCTGCTGGATGATTTTAAAACGGGGGTGTTTCAGGTGTAG